In one Lolium rigidum isolate FL_2022 chromosome 3, APGP_CSIRO_Lrig_0.1, whole genome shotgun sequence genomic region, the following are encoded:
- the LOC124704692 gene encoding disease resistance protein RGA2-like: MAEVIFSAVVGELAGRLISLLVGQFEGQDQCTEAKLRRICYMLIKVHSAIEEARGRQITNYGTLEWLSELNDGLHQGRYLLDTVGCREQEETEEDEHARKVVAAQPFSFSSFNPAKRARVAACSVKRLLSCHDVGAHEKIDRVVHILETVSGDLKEFLMLLQSCQPIRRPLATNIFIEGQMFGRHVEKERIITFLLHDGSEKLGVLPIVGGMGVGKTTLAQHVCDDERVRSHFPVIMYSSSSHTLAMATGEPAFVLESKHTLGAAHNFIDVVKDNYLTKRLLMVFEDVDMRKKQMLEEELLPIIRRHGKHGSKIIIITSNGSVASMGTMQPIKLKFLPHPEYWFFFKAHAFAGRDVEEDLRMVAAGKAIARKLNGSFFGAKIVGAVLKARPDPRFWRMVLRSNIGGLSLLGDGMVHFADLAENLLPGHANMCRLTISKNPFPSQTELARLDDLCQPSPGTDYLAVDDFRLANVFLCRSILPFQCLYYTAHCAVSGGDDLSKFITTGGSGTRLALAHIPSRKGFVHRI; the protein is encoded by the coding sequence ATGGCAGAGGTCATCTTCTCGGCGGTTGTCGGAGAGTTAGCAGGTAGGTTGATATCTCTTCTTGTTGGCCAGTTTGAAGGCCAAGATCAGTGCACCGAAGCCAAGCTACGAAGGATCTGCTACATGCTCATCAAGGTTCACAGCGCAATAGAGGAGGCTAGAGGGAGGCAGATCACAAACTACGGCACCCTCGAGTGGCTATCGGAGCTCAACGATGGTTTGCACCAAGGCCGCTACCTGCTAGACACGGTCGGATGCAGAGAGCAGGAAGAAACTGAAGAGGATGAGCATGCTCGTAAGGTAGTAGCTGCACAGCCTTTCTCCTTTTCATCGTTTAATCCCGcgaagcgcgcgcgtgtagcagcgTGCAGTGTGAAGAGACTGTTGTCTTGCCATGATGTTGGTGCTCATGAGAAGATAGATAGAGTGGTACACATATTGGAGACCGTATCCGGTGATCTCAAGGAGTTCCTGATGCTCCTACAGAGCTGCCAACCGATCCGCCGTCCTTTAGCGACTAATATCTTCATCGAGGGCCAGATGTTCGGCCGCCATGTCGAGAAAGAGAGGATCATCACCTTCTTGCTGCATGATGGTAGTGAAAAACTGGGTGTGCTTCCGATTGTTGGCGGCATGGGAGTTGGGAAGACCACCCTTGCGCAGCATGTCTGCGATGATGAGCGGGTGCGTAGCCACTTCCCAGTGATCATGTATTCCAGTTCCTCGCATACCTTAGCCATGGCAACAGGCGAGCCAGCCTTTGTCCTAGAATCCAAACACACACTTGGAGCTGCACATAATTTTATCGATGTGGTCAAGGACAACTACCTCACCAAGAGGCTCCTGATGGTATTTGAGGACGTCGACATGCGCAAGAAACAGATGTTAGAAGAAGAGTTACTGCCGATCATACGACGGCATGGAAAACACGGAAGCaaaatcatcatcatcaccagtaatggtaGCGTCGCAAGCATGGGGACCATGCAACCGATCAAGCTGAAGTTCCTGCCGCATCCGGAGTACTGGTTCTTCTTCAAAGCACACGCGTTTGCAGGCAGAGACGTCGAGGAGGACCTGAGGATGGTGGCAGCAGGCAAGGCGATCGCGAGGAAGCTAAACGGGTCATTCTTCGGAGCCAAGATCGTGGGAGCGGTGTTGAAAGCCCGTCCCGATCCCCGGTTCTGGCGCATGGTCTTGAGAAGCAACATAGGGGGCCTGTCTCTGCTGGGTGATGGTATGGTACACTTTGCAGATCTGGCGGAGAACTTGCTTCCGGGTCACGCAAACATGTGCAGGCTGACCATCTCTAAGAATCCATTCCCCTCGCAAACAGAACTGGCTAGGCTGGATGATCTGTGTCAGCCTAGTCCTGGTACTGACTACTTGGCAGTTGATGATTTCCGGTTGGCAAATGTCTTCTTGTGCAGGTCTATTTTGCCATTCCAGTGCTTGTACTACACTGCTCATTGCGCTGTGAGCGGAGGGGATGATTTATCGAAGTTCATCACGACTGGAGGAAGTGGCACTAGACTTGCCCTTGCCCACATACCTTCAAGAAAAGGATTTGTCCATAGAATCTGA
- the LOC124704691 gene encoding disease resistance protein RGA2-like — protein MSEIIFSAVVGDLAGRVISLLAGQFKGQDSTEAKLQRICYMLVKVHSAIEEARGRQITNFGTLEWLSELNDGLYQGRYLLETVGCREQDTAEDDEPGDKVVAAQPFSLSLFNPAKRVRVAACRVRSLLSRHDVGVHDRIDRVVKILETMSGDLREFLMLLQTCQPIHRPLATNIFVEGQMFGRHVEKERIINFLLHNGAGKLGVLPIVGDMGVGKTTLAQHVCDDERVRSHFPIIMYSRFSCTLVMARGETTFVLESKHALGDVKQFIESVHGLKENYLTKRFLIVFEDVDMPKKQMLEELLPILRQHGKHGSKVIIITSNRDVASNMGTVQLINLKVMPHPEYWFFFKLHAFAGRDVEEDPRMVAAGKAIARKLNGSFFGAKIVGAVLKARPDPRFWCKVLRSNIGGMSLLGDGMGYISDLAENLLPSHAGMCELTISKNPFTSQTELASFDDLCQVSPSASAARPDDGLAGDIQFAKVLVCRTVLPFQSLYYTAHCAVHGADDSSKFVRIGGSGRFAHVPLSRKGFSILGS, from the coding sequence ATGTCGGAGATCATCTTCTCAGCTGTGGTTGGCGACCTGGCTGGTAGGGTGATATCTCTTCTTGCTGGCCAGTTCAAAGGCCAAGACAGCACGGAAGCTAAGCTCCAAAGGATTTGCTATATGCTCGTCAAGGTTCACAGCGCaatagaggaggccagagggaggCAGATAACAAACTTCGGCACCCTCGAGTGGCTCTCGGAGCTCAACGATGGTCTGTACCAAGGCCGCTACTTGCTGGAAACTGTCGGATGCAGAGAGCAGGATACGGCTGAAGATGATGAGCCTGGTGACAAGGTAGTTGCTGCACAACCtttctccttgtccttgttcaatCCTGCAAAGCGCGTGCGCGTAGCTGCGTGCAGGGTGAGGAGCCTATTGTCTCGCCATGATGTAGGTGTTCATGATAGGATAGATAGAGTGGTAAAGATCTTGGAAACCATGTCTGGTGATCTCAGGGAGTTCCTGATGCTCCTGCAGACCTGCCAGCCGATCCATCGTCCTTTAGCCACTAACATCTTTGTTGAGGGGCAGATGTTCGGTCGACATGTCGAGAAAGAGAGGATCATCAACTTCTTGCTGCACAACGGCGCTGGAAAACTGGGTGTGCTTCCGATTGTCGGGGACATGGGAGTTGGGAAGACCACACTTGCGCAGCATGTATGCGATGACGAGAGGGTGCGTAGCCACTTCCCAATAATCATGTACTCCAGATTCTCGTGTACTTTAGTTATGGCACGGGGTGAGACAACGTTTGTCCTAGAATCCAAGCACGCACTTGGAGATGTCAAACAGTTTATCGAGTCAGTGCATGGGTTGAAGGAGAATTACCTCACCAAGAGGTTCCTGATAGTATTTGAGGATGTTGACATGCCGAAGAAACAGATGCTAGAAGAGTTACTGCCGATCCTACGACAACATGGAAAACATGGAAGCAAggtcatcatcatcaccagcaACAGGGATGTTGCGAGCAATATGGGGACGGTGCAGCTGATCAACCTGAAGGTCATGCCGCATCCAGAGTACTGGTTCTTCTTCAAGTTACACGCGTTTGCCGGCAGAGACGTCGAGGAGGACCCGAGGATGGTGGCAGCGGGTAAAGCGATCGCGAGGAAGCTGAACGGGTCATTCTTTGGAGCCAAGATCGTCGGAGCGGTGCTGAAAGCCCGTCCCGATCCCAGGTTCTGGTGCAAGGTCTTGAGAAGCAACATAGGGGGTATGTCTCTGCTGGGTGATGGCATGGGGTATATCTCAGATTTGGCAGAGAACTTGCTTCCCAGTCACGCAGGCATGTGCGAGTTGACCATTTCTAAGAATCCGTTCACCTCGCAGACAGAACTTGCTAGCTTCGATGATCTGTGTCAGGTTAGTCCTTCCGCTAGTGCTGCCCGGCCGGATGATGGTTTGGCAGGTGATATCCAGTTTGCAAAAGTATTGGTGTGCAGGACAGTTTTGCCATTCCAATCCTTGTACTACACTGCACATTGCGCTGTGCACGGGGCGGACGATTCATCAAAGTTTGTCAGAATTGGAGGAAGTGGTAGATTTGCCCATGTACCCCTGTCAAGAAAAGGTTTTTCCATATTAGGATCATGA